The DNA window ATCTGGACCGGATCAATCCTGAAAATATCCGCCGAGAGCACGGCCAAATCCGCCAGCTTGCCAACTTCCAGCGTGCCTTTCACCTTTTCATCAAAGCTCGCGTAGGCCGAGCCGTATGTAAAGGCGCGCACGGCTTCGGCGACGGTGATCTTTTGTTCAGGCACCCAGCCGTCGGGATGTTTGCCGTCCAGCGTGCGGCGCGTGACGGCGGCGTAAATGCCCAGCAGCGGCACCAGCGGCGCGACGAACCAATCGGAACCGAAGGCCAGCACCGCGCCTGCGTCGAGCAGCGAGCGGAAGGCGTAGGTGCCTTTGGCGCGTTCGGGGCCAATGCGGTTTTCGGCCCAGCGGCCATCGTCAATCGCGTGGTACGGCTGCATCGAGGCGATGACCTGTTGCGTGGCGAAACGTTTGATCTCTTCCGTTCGTAAATGCTGCGCGTGTTCGATGCGGAAGCGGCGGTCGCGCAGGCCGTTGGCTTGGGCGGCGGCGGCGTAAAAATCAAGGATGGTTTGGTTGGCTTTGTCGCCAATGGCGTGGATGGCGATGTGTAAGCCGGCTTTGTCGGCGGCGCTGATGCGGTCGCGCATTTCGGCTGCTTTGACCATCTCGTCGCTGGGCAGACCCGCTGTTTTCGGGTCGTCGAGGTAGGGTTCAAAAAACAACGCGGTGGTCGAACCGAGCGAGCCGTCGGCGAAGCCTTTCAGTCCACCGATCTTGAGTTTGTCGCTGCCGAAGCCGGCCTGAATGCCTACGCGGGCGAGCCGTTCCCATTGCGAGAGCGGTTGATGCCCGCTGACGCGCACGGTCAATTCGCCGTGTTGCAATAGCATTTGATAAACGGCCAGCACATCCGGCGAAGCGGACATGTCCTGCACGCTGGTCACACCGTTTTCGGCGGCGTAGCGCATCGCGGCCTTGAGCGCCTCGGCAATCTCTTCGGCGGTCGGATTGGGGATGACGCGGTAGACAAAATTCATCGCGGCGTCTTTGAGCACGCCAGTCGGTTCGCCTTGGGCATCGCACACAATCGTGCCGCCGGGCGGATCGAGCATCGCGCGCGTAACGCCTGCCAGTTTGAGCGCCAGCGAATTCGCCAAACACATGTGCCCGTCAAGCCGGTTGATGAAGACCGGATTGTCCGCCGTGACGGCATCAATTAATTGCCGAGTGGGCAACTGCCGCGTAGGCAGCGCGGCGGGCGGCCAATTCTCGTG is part of the Acidobacteriota bacterium genome and encodes:
- a CDS encoding amidohydrolase, producing the protein VSTSVISKTTWRPMKPCTTPNASMRCSFDECAGQQRCKLVTHEPHFFDGGAGLASVQLRDAKTPTEFRDRIGAFAKKLPKGRWVLNGNWDHENWPPAALPTRQLPTRQLIDAVTADNPVFINRLDGHMCLANSLALKLAGVTRAMLDPPGGTIVCDAQGEPTGVLKDAAMNFVYRVIPNPTAEEIAEALKAAMRYAAENGVTSVQDMSASPDVLAVYQMLLQHGELTVRVSGHQPLSQWERLARVGIQAGFGSDKLKIGGLKGFADGSLGSTTALFFEPYLDDPKTAGLPSDEMVKAAEMRDRISAADKAGLHIAIHAIGDKANQTILDFYAAAAQANGLRDRRFRIEHAQHLRTEEIKRFATQQVIASMQPYHAIDDGRWAENRIGPERAKGTYAFRSLLDAGAVLAFGSDWFVAPLVPLLGIYAAVTRRTLDGKHPDGWVPEQKITVAEAVRAFTYGSAYASFDEKVKGTLEVGKLADLAVLSADIFRIDPVQIEKAKVVLTVFDGRVIYQRD